A genome region from Panicum virgatum strain AP13 chromosome 4K, P.virgatum_v5, whole genome shotgun sequence includes the following:
- the LOC120701815 gene encoding uncharacterized protein LOC120701815, which translates to MFWLGVVVVFILAQSKQGWNEWGFRITVILSLGANLVVAIVSGTRRRSTRPGLWWGFLGLAAQFSLWGAYQLAEVASTNAIGSLSLSGTDASEEEQQVAAFWGLFLLLHLGGPDNLTAYALEDNKISKRKWIELVFQILGMCYTIYNNTHRGARSWGLLLAAYVLMILAGSVRYVERAMAQNKANLDKMQEEASSSGGSSKDDDKMDYSPKCRRIEAGNASRSSSSSKDDAKMAYLKFRIEKEIKRPGRSLSDREALLLAQDLFPVWRHALVDSSVDPDSKRQQASEAMLTSPEWDWESRCQVAEMELSLIYEFLYTKAILAHSWTWRYYLIRLLSPLSTAAAAFLFSSWLLHPDDNGCRRVVWGSFVGITYALLTVTFLMDVAWLLRALGSTWAYAYLRELAGGAGTRRWWCRLHRMVVRLDPLRLFGRDPVSHRLWSGTIGRYNLLHECSGARGPFRPEWWPVSKAGDDKPKEMRYLHKLPKCVKRLLFERVTKILQEAIDKQKLKKDADKNKNKDEDEYKKMYSREDIRTHWGQKAFLSAHEQVRKNIKANIESNGLKIRTPWDEGAEATAPPWDEDERRPMFGTEFEEDVLLWHIATCMLLPHIRRRGSTTPHAWAIEVLTEYMMFLVAVRRQMLPGLVLHSQLQVTRKTLRDEVWVKTERDKRSKRFLPGEGFMMENKEKLAMFLRHVTRETPPEHVKEEDFIQIKGIEGTRLLAHAVELYFALSGDKKGPDLPEPRLDDDMLEFIFNVWVDKLVYAAVRCSREAHATQLSASGDLTTVLWMLIQHAGPFCIGETSSIYIILGELSKTEAPPGSPPRPLEGESKLCTTM; encoded by the exons ATGTTCTGGCTCGGAGTGGTCGTGGTCTTTATTTTGGCACAGTCGAAGCAGGGGTGGAACGAATGGGGGTTCCGGATCACTGTCATCTTGAGCTTAGGGGCAAATCTGGTGGTCGCCATCGTGTCCGGGACACGGCGGCGCTCGACACGCCCCGGCTTGTGGTGGGGGTTCCTAGGCCTGGCGGCTCAGTTTTCCCTCTGGGGTGCGTACCAGCTCGCCGAGGTAGCCTCGACGAACGCAATCGGTAGCCTGTCCCTCAGCGGCACCGATGCGTCGGAGGAGGAGCAACAGGTGGCCGCGTTCTGGGGCCTGTTCCTCCTCCTGCACCTGGGCGGCCCGGACAACCTGACTGCCTACGCTCTGGAGGACAACAAGATCTCCAAGCGCAAATGGATTGAGTTAGTCTTCCAGATTCTGGGGATGTGTTATACCATCTACAACAACACGCATCGCGGCGCCCGCAGCTGGGGTCTGCTGCTCGCAGCGTACGTCCTCATGATCTTGGCCGGCAGTGTCAG gtatGTGGAGAGGGCGATGGCGCAAAACAAAGCCAACTTGGACAAGATGCAGGAGGAGGCCTCGTcaagcggcggcagcagcaaggACGACGACAAGATGGATTATTCACCGAAATGCAGAAGGATCGAGGCTGGGAACGCCTCGCggtcaagcagcagcagcaaggacGACGCTAAGATGGCATATTTGAAATTCAGAATCGAGAAGGAGATAAAGAGGCCGGGGCGGTCGCTCAGCGACCGAGAGGCGCTGCTCCTCGCTCAGGACCTGTTCCCCGTCTGGCGCCATGCCCTGGTCGATTCTTCCGTCGATCCTGATTCAAAAAGGCAACAAGCCAGCGAGGCGATGCTGACCTCGCCGGAGTGGGACTGGGAGAGCAGGTGCCAGGTGGCCGAGATGGAGCTCTCCCTCATCTACGAGTTCCTCTACACCAAGGCGATCCTGGCGCACAGCTGGACCTGGCGCTACTACCTCATCCGCTTGCTGTCGCCGCtctccactgccgccgccgcgttcctcTTCAGCTCCTGGCTGCTCCATCCTGATGATAATGGCTGCCGCCGGGTGGTCTGGGGATCCTTTGTCGGGATCACCTACGCCCTGCTGACCGTCACTTTCCTCATGGATGTCGCGTGGCTGCTGAGGGCCCTCGGGTCCACATGGGCGTACGCCTACCTacgggagctcgccggcggggccggaacgagacggtggtggtgcagGCTCCACCGCATGGTCGTCCGCCTGGACCCGTTGCGGCTATTCGGCCGCGACCCGGTCAGCCACAGGCTGTGGTCGGGCACCATCGGCCGGTACAACTTGCTGCACGAGTGCAGTGGAGCTCGCGGCCCGTTTCGTCCAGAGTGGTGGCCGGTGTCCAAGGCTGGAGACGACAAACCCAAGGAGATGCGGTATCTGCATAAGCTTCCTAAATGCGTAAAGAGATTGCTGTTCGAGCGAGTGACGAAAATATTGCAGGAGGCCATTGATAAGCAAAAACTAAAAAAGGATGCtgacaagaacaagaacaaggacGAGGACGAGTACAAGAAGATGTACAGCAGGGAGGACATCAGGACACACTGGGGCCAGAAGGCCTTCCTCAGTGCACATGAACAAGTCAGAAAAAATATCAAAGCCAATATCGAATCGAATGGATTGAAAATTAGGACGCCGTGGGACGAGGGTGCTGAGgcgaccgcgccgccgtgggACGAGGACGAGAGGCGTCCTATGTTCGGCACGGAATTCGAGGAGGACGTCCTCTTGTGGCACATCGCCACGTGCATGCTCCTCCCGCACATCAGACGGAGAGGAAGTACTACACCACATGCGTGGGCAATTGAGGTATTGACGGAATACATGATGTTCCTTGTGGCTGTCCGTCGACAAATGCTACCTGGCCTTGTCCTCCACAGCCAGCTGCAGGTAACCCGCAAAACATTGAGGGATGAAGTATGGGTTAAGACTGAAAGGGACAAGCGTTCTAAAAGGTTCCTACCCGGTGAAGGATTTATGAtggaaaacaaagaaaagttaGCCATGTTCCTGCGACACGTGACTAGGGAGACGCCGCCGGAGCATGTGAAGGAGGAAGATTTTATTCAAATTAAAGGCATCGAAGGTACGCGACTTCTCGCGCATGCAGTAGAGCTTTATTTTGCCCTATCAGGCGACAAGAAAGGACCTGATCTGCCTGAGCCGAGACTAGATGATGATATGCTGGAGTTCATCTTCAATGTGTGGGTGGATAAGCTGGTCTACGCGGCCGTCCGGTGCAGCAGGGAGGCCCATGCCACGCAGCTCAGCGCCAGTGGCGACCTCACCACCGTGCTGTGGATGCTTATCCAACATGCTGGCCCGTTTTGCATAGGAGAAACAAGCAGCATCTACATCATCCTAGGAGAGCTGAGCAAGACTGAGGCCCCTCCCGGCTcaccgccgcg ACCCCTTGAAGGGGAGTCCAAACTATGTACTACAATGTAA